GTAGGGACGAAAGCGCTTGGAACCCTGGAAATGACCCTTCATACCAGAGGGGCGCTGCAAATTCTTCTTAACCTCTGGCAACCGAGGGACCAGAGATtctccccacttactggccaatttctccaactcgctcccaaacaagagcaaggctttaaaaggcatttttgtaagattaactttggaggctgcatcagctgaccaattttgcaaccatagTTGACACCTGGCTGCTgccaccgaagccactcctctggctgaggtatggaccaaatcgcagcctgcatcagttaaaaaggcggcagcgggttccataaccgctctggaatccactccagaatcatcaacttcctgagagagaagcagacaaaatcatgccactagggcacaacaagaagctatctataaagtcatcaccactgcttcaaaggcttgcttaaggatagcctcagtcctcctatcatgcacatccttcagggctgatcctccctccacagggatagttgtCCTCTTGAGATGACACAGatcagtgcatccactttggggaaaatgCAAACGCTCCCTCACCgttggatccagagggtacaggcttttcaatgtccaaccccctttgaatgTTGACTctggggtgccccattcaagattaagcaattcctgaatggcattcttccattttaaattctccttccaaaagatgaagcaatccccatagggagatgcacatccaccatctgctggagatgaagaATACTGGTAGGCTTGTGTCActacaggagtatatatactatgacatcagcttgctccgtctccatctgcgggcaggggagcataacccactggtcctgggtccatctgtctacacgctaggaaaataatgttttaattgcatatataaaacaaaaaggtTTGATGATGTGTAGACAATATATGGTGCCAAAAGAACTGCTTGTGGTGGAACATTGAACCATTAATTTATATAACTGTCCAGAATACTGGTATATGATGATACGTGGTAAACCTGAGCCATTGTTTTTGGCTGATAAACTCGCTATATACCAGTTTTAAAAACATTGATGCTTTGAAGAATTGCCAGAAATAAGAGCCTGCAGACAGTTCTTTTTTCGTTTTGTGGTTTAGGTATAAAGTATTAACATCACATAAAGTGGCATCTGCTTATTAAAGCTCTCTTTATTACTAAAcgggaaactttcacatgtagaTTTTAGACTTGCTCTAGCTAACAAGTAGAACTGATATCAGTGAACAGTATATTCCTATTGCTTGTTCATCCATTGCTCTTGGAAATTATCCCTTGGAATAAAGAATACATTTCTCTGCATCTTTTACTTATGGAGCGACTGAAAATAAAGGATAATTTGTCGGTGAATAAAATAATCTATCAATGACTTTAAAAGCTAACAcccaacccccccaacctttgccCTACCGACCTCGGCATTCCATTAGCACGTGACCCCAGGTACCGCTCAATGCCTTCCGTATCAGGTGACCACACATAGCAGGGTCTCTCAAACACGTGACTTTTTCGCGACACTCTCTGATGTTGCTTTACGGAGGTGGCCGTAAAGTGGGTGCGAGCGGATCCACCGGTATCGGGCTATGGATGCCGGGCAGCTGGAAACAGAGCTGCAGGCGGTGTTGGACGGACACGGGCTGCCGGTGCCTGACACGTATGATGCGGCTCCGGAGTCGCTGGAGCCCGTGGTGCTGCGGAAGAACGTCTGCTACATTGTGCTGGGCATCCTGCTGAACGAGCAGGTAAGCCCCAGGGAGGAAGAGGCTTCGATCACCTAGGAGGATGAGATGAAGGGCGTCTTGAGTGGTGTTTCTTTACGCTTTTCCTGGTCAGTATTGCAGTTGTTCTCAGCAGTgctgggaccagcttcttctgcaccGGGAGCAGATACGTGGAATTACGCTTCTCCCCACcccgacaaaaaaaaaataaaaaagactagTGGATATATCCGTTCAGCATTTTCTCATTTGGCAGCAGAGGCACAGCTCTTtggtggtggcagctccagcaaagCAACCCTCTCATTTCCTCCTACccagctagggttgccaacttttccatagaccaggactggacgCTTGAGGACGGGTGGGGAAATGgaaccccctcatttgcataaattttagatcctgccagtgaactgcctaaacAGTGTATCTATGTATCTGCAGAACCCCTGGGAGCTGAGGACTGTGCTGggcaccacctcctctccctatgctgtccaCAGCATGGGAAAGTaggcagggatacagcacagctctcctccaTAGGTGCTGatctgcctttctcttcctctaagaggctgtggggaaaaaggaggatccaCGTGCAAACCTGGTCATTTAGCATCCAGTtggtacttctgactggacactgtacagaatgcctgaaaacgTGGCTGTCTGctccaaaactggacagttggcaaccctataccCAGTATCCCCCCATTTCTCTTTCCCTGCCATTCCTCTCCCTGCATTTGGTTCCActccatgccctttatcacccctctttctctcaccctcccactgtttattctgccccccccccccaactacttGAGCTGCATCCTCCTTTCACCTCCACTCGCTCCTTGCATTACATTCTCTTTTCTCCCCTATCCACTCCTTGCCCTCTATTCCTTTCTCCCCTCCATTCCTTGTCCAGCAGCATTCCTCCTCTTTCACTCACCCATCCATCCATTGCCTAGCAGCTTCCCCCTTTCCACATCTGCCTCTGCCCAACAGtagcccctccccctctctcaaccaTATGCTATATCAGAAGCCCCCTCACCTCCTCCGACCCTCTATCCAGCAGCAGAGgtccctttctctctgccctctccccCCTAATCTCCTACCTAGCAGGAGTACCTTCTTTGACTTTCCCCTTCATCCCCTGCTCAGTGACagcctcctctctttctctctacagCCTCCAATGCTCTTCAGGCCGCAGTGCTGTAGGTCATTTTTACAGCAATAACTGCAAAAACTTAAAATCAGCATGGGCCCTGTGAGCCATCATGCACCACAAGCCAGCCTTGACCCTTCTTCCACACAAGCTTAAATCATTGCAGTATTGTGAAAATTTAAGCGGCTGAGggttaacataagaaattgccatgctgggtcagatcaagggtccatcaagcccagcatcctgtttccaacagaagccaaaccaggccacaagaacctggcaagtacccaaacaccaagaagatcccatgccactgatgcaattaatagcagtggctattccctaacgggcggattttaaaagccctgcttgcgtaaatccacccggatttatgcgagcagggccttgcgcgccggcgcgcctattttccataggccgccggcgcgcacagagccctgggacgcgtgtaggtcccggggtttttggaagggggtgtgtcggtGGGGTGGGACcagatgacgcggcgtttcgggggtggggtggggcataCCGGGGGCGTGGTTTAGGCCCAGGCCGAttcggggcgtggccgcgccctccggaaccgcccccgggtcgagtctccgggaggcgtaaatctgtggataaaggtagggggggttttagatagggccaggggggtgggttaggtagggggaggggaaggtgaggggagggcgaaagaaagttccctccgaggccgctccgatttcggagcggcctcggagggaacggagacaggctgcgcggctcggcgtgcgccggctgcccaaaatcggcagccttgcgcgcgccgatcactgcgtgatcgcgtacttttgtttgcgcctgctgcgcaaacaaaagtatgcgatcacgcagtttttaaaaatctacccctaagaaaatttgattaatagccgttaatggacttccccaagaacttatccaaatcttttttgaacccagctacactaactgcactaaccacatcctctggcaacaaactccagagctttattgtgcgttgagtgaaaaagaattttctccgattagtcttaaatgtgccccatgctaattcatggagtgccccctagtccttctattattcgaaagtgtaactaACTGATtgacatctacttgttcaagacctctcatgatcttaaagacctctatcatatcccccctcagccatctcttctccaagatgaacagccctaacctcttcagcctttcctcataggggagctgttccatcccctttatcattttggttgcccttttttgTACTttcaccatcgcaactatatcttttttgagatgcggtgaccagaattgtacacagtattccaggtgcggtctcaccatggagcgatatagaggcattatgacattttctgttttattaaccattccctttctaataattcctaacattctgtttgcttttttgactgctgcagcacactgagccgacgattttaaagtattatccactatgatgcctagatctttttcctgggtggtagctcctaatatggaacctaacattgtgtaactacagcaatggttatttttccttatatgcaacaccttgcacttgtccacattaaatttcatctgccatttggatgtccaatcttccagtcttgcaaggtcttcctgtaatgtatcacagtccgcttgtgatttaactattagaaacatagaaacatagaaatgacggcagaagaagaccaaatggcccatccagtctgcccagcaagctacgcactttatccatttttttccctttttttttctcccccacctgttactattggcttccagtaccctccggccctaattcccctccaccccaccaccaatgtagagagcagcgccgtatctgcatccaagtgaacatccagctcaattatgggtagcaaccgctgtaacaagcaggccacacccctgccccatactcttacccacccctgttttgtttttttttgttttgtttgtttggttttttttgttgggtttttttttttttttttgagatggcagccctccatccttcctctccgtgaaggtggatgcactgcctccataacatgcaaattttctctcatgcatattcattgtggatatcttgaaaacccgactggctggtgggcccccaggacagggttggggaccactgatctaatggtccaaccgactccctcacaggtttcttgtttcagatatatttaaagtttttattatgagtttttgcctctgtggccaaattctctcttcgcctgtcttatcaatgttttacacttaacttgacaatacttatgttttatcctattttcttcagatagatccttcttccaatttgtgaaggatgtttttttggctaaaatagcctctttcacctcaccttttaaccatgactgtaatagttttgccttccttccacctttcttaatgtgtggaatacatatggactgtgcctctaggattgtatttttaaacagtgtccatgcctgttgaacacttttaacctttccagctgcacctttcagtttttttctgttttcctcattttatcaaattttcccttttgaaagtttagtgttagagctgcagatttacttattgtccccttccagttattagtttaaatttgatcatgttatgatcactgttgccgagtggccccaccacagtaacctctctcactaaatcctgcgttccactaagaattaaatctaaaatagctccctctcttgttggttcctgaaccaattgctccatgaagcaatcatttattacatccaggaattttgactctagcaagtcctgatattacatttacccagtcaatattgggataattgaaatctcccattattattgcattgccaaattggttagcttccctgatttctctaagcatttcatcatctgtctgaccattttgcccaggtggacggtagtatactcctatcactatactcttacccaacacatgggatttctacccatatagattctactgagtatttactctcttgtatgatctttatcctattggactctataccctctcggacataaagtgccacacccccaccaagttgatcctccctatcattgcgatataatttgtaccctgatatagcactgtcccattggttatcctccttccaccaagtctctgtgatgccaattatgtcaatctcatcatttgctgctatacactccaactctcccatcttatttcttagacttctggcattggcaaacagacatttcaaagtgtggtttttgcttgttttaacaacctgcttttcagttgttagggataatttggaaatcattagctgcggtaattttttacatataggcacatggactatgtttgcttttaatggagcctctctgttgggaagccctaactctcctgtttcattagtatctttcaaggatacatttctccgaaccatgcgctgctgagtgactgtcggctttcccccttgttctagtttaaaagctgctctatctcctttttgaaagttagtgccagcagcttggttccactctggttaaggtggagcccatccttttggaaaagtctcccctttccccagttccttacaaagctgaatccctcttccctgcaccattgtctcataagaacataagaaattgccatgctgggacagaccaagggtccatcaagcccagcatcctgtttccaacagaggccaaaaaccaggccacaagaacctggcaattacccaaacactaagaagaacccatgctactgatgcaattaatagcagtggctattccctaagtataattgattaatagccattaatggacttctcctccaagaacttatccaaaccttttttgaacccagctacactaactgtactaactaccttctctggcaacaaattccagagctttattgtgcattgaaactctggagctctgcctgcctctgaggacctgcacttggaacaggaagcagttcagagaatgCCACACTAGAGACACCTTAGGTCTTTCAGCCTTATGTACTCCTGCTCCACCATTAATTTTCACGCCCACATATTTGAAATTAATAATTAAATCTCAAACAATCATGTCCCTGCCACAACCTTTCCCAGAATAATTCTGTAAAATCCTATAATTGGATATCATACTTTTAAATGTCATAGATTACTTTTAAATGTCAGACACTATCTCCAAAAATATGTGATTTTTGGAGATAGACTACAGAAAAAAACCATCCCAAGAAATACCTAAATTTATCCATGAAAAGATAAATTCATACTGCATTGGTGAAGGtgatctctgaaatggctggctagTCTGAATGTGAACATTAATTCCTTGCTACTCATCATAGGAAAAAGATTCAAATTGTGTTGTCACTTCAGTAAAAGGCACTTTCTGAAGTGATACAAACCGTGCAAAAAGTCACTCAAAACCTATATAGAAAACTTGTCTTACTAAAACTGCATTGACTCTCAGAACTCAACAAGGCAGCATTCCACCTGGGCCTTCTAGTGGGAAAACATAACAAGCTGGGCTCTTAGTGTTTCCTACACAGAACCTAGTAACCTCACAGAATACTTCACTTCCTTCACATGTAcagaacagacagaccctcactaaatacagaataaggaatcacaaattagaaataaaaatatgcaggCAAAAGCTGAGTCATCTTTCTTGTGCTTTCCAGTCCAGCTTTGCTCTTCTCCTCCCGTCCCCCATTCCTATTCCCTACAAACAGAACAGGACAAAACAAGAGGCGAGGAGGGAccggattagggagcagagggcTTCTCTTTGCTTTGTACTGTGCTCTGTCAGCTCCAGGCTACCCCCACCCCAATCATGCTCCTTGCGTGCCGGAGGGGAGGAGGCTGGAGCAAGAGCAGAAAGCAGATGGCcattctctgctgcctgagattcggGGCACTAGCCAACAAAGTCATTGGGGGCAAAGCCTTGTGTGTTTTTGCCCATAGGTAAAAAGCAGCCATGCTGATGACAACCCTGGGCAATTGACCCCACCTTGTCCCCGTCCTCCCCCCAACTCAAGTCACAGCCCTGATTCTAAGGCATTCCAATCACAGTATATTCATGCTATAGGTGGTATCCTATTGATTGCAGGACTCCTTTCTGCCTTGGTTCTCATTGTCTGACAGGGAGAAGTGCTGATGATACAGGAAGCCAAGCGTGCCTGTTACGGGAAGTGGTACCTGCCTGCTGGCAGAATGGAGCTTGGCGAGACCATCTTGGAAGCCCTGAAGAGAGAGGTGAAGGAGGAGACTGGGCTGGAGTGTGAGCCTGGGACGCTGCTGGTCGTTGAGGAGCGAGGGCCCTGCTGGATCCGCTTCACCTTCCTGGCAGAGCCCAAAGGTGCTCTAGGTGCTCGCTATTTACCCAAGGATTGGGTGCCATGGCTTCATACAATGCTGTTGCTAGAGCATTTATTGTGCTCTGCTGTAACATCAGGAAGTGCCCCTTCTATTTAATGCCAAGTGAGCAGCAACAATTGATCTGTTACCGCATACTATATCTGGCAACTTGGTTTTTGCCTTGCTCAAAATGACAGCCTTTGCCTCTGTTCTGTTCTATAACCTTGGCTGTGTAGATTTTAAGGCTCTGAAATGCATATCATTTGCATTGCCTAGGTATCGGTGTTTCCCCAATATAGCTCTCTTTTTATGTCCTTGTCACAAATCAAGGGTTAGATTTGCAGAAATATTTATAGATTTGTAGAAATATGACAGGATCTGTGATGTGAATGCTTCTGCTGTGGTTTCTGGTACTGGAGTGATTCCACCAATTCATTTCACAAAGGCAATCTTTTAAAGCCTCTATTGAGCTAGTGAAAGGCTTTGTAAAATGGTTTCCTTGAGCCACAGGTGGCCAGAACTGTAACGAAATTTCAATCTCTTGTGGAACTGATCCCAAGTGATGGGTTAATGACGAATGGGACAGGCTTTGCTTTCTGATTTGATCATGGTTTTTGAAACTCCTAACcagaattgtttttattgtaGGTGGTTTCCTGAAGGCGGCTCAGGATGCTGATGCTGAATCTCTGCAAGCCAAATGGTGGGACCGTGAATCTCCACTCCCTCTGAGAGGCAAGGACATTCTCCCCCTCATTGATGTTGCTGTGCGCTACCGGGCCAACCCCTGGCACCCTATCACCCTGCCAAAGGAAATGCCTTGTTCGGTGATCAGTCAGCGAGTTGTAGCGACATTTGTCAACAGCAGCAAAGACTTGTGGGTTTTGCAGAACACGGTGGGGAAACCCCACCTGCCTGTAACAGTGTGTAATATGTCCCCCACTGAGCTGCGCAGCAGCATTAAGGTGGCCATATACAGGCTGATTAAGCAGTGTATTTTGCTGCCACAGGTGCAGCTGAAGACCCATGGGATTCTGGGATTGCAGCACCTTGGGAAGGACCCTGTGGTGAAGTGTGATGGCGTTTGCTTCAATGTGTTGGTGACTGTGACTCATGCAAATCAACGCCTGTGTGACACCCCTCCGGAGCTCCATGGAGAGGATTTCCAGTGGTTGAGAGTTGAAGAGGGGACTCTGAAGAGTGCCCTTCTGCAGCGGCTCAGCACTTTTGCTGTTGTCCCCATTTACAGTTAAGCCCAGCAGGGGTTTCAGTACCATTCTTGCAAACGTGCACTAGCCTGCAGGCCCTAGGTCATGCTTTGTATTTAAAGGCTCCTGTTCTCTTGCTGCTTGTAGTTAGTGAGCAAAAGCCAGCCTGGGAGCCTGTGCTGCCCGATCTCACTTTCTCTCAGCAGGAGAGAGAAAGGGCTCTGTCTCATCCATCAGTGATGATGTAAGACCAAAGAGTGCTGTCCAGTTCCAGCACAGGGAGAAAGTTATAGTTTatataatgatattttattgtgttaATATTTATAAACATCATGCTAACCTAGACCGTGCCTTTATTTTCAGTTCCAAGGACTATGAGAGGGCAGAGAGGCCACTTTACAGTGGTCTTATGCCTGTAAGAAACCCCTCGAGCAATGAGGCCCTGTGTGGTGCTCACAAGCCCTACTTACCCGCTTCCTACCCCTGGAAAAAGTACTGTATCCAGGCTCTAAATGCACCTGCATAATGGGAAGCATCTGTTTGCAGTCACTTTATTCTTGTATCAGGCACACAGCTGAGCAAAGATTAATTGGGGTGTGACCAATTcttgtcctcaagagccacaagcaggccaggtattcaggatatccatggtGTACATGCAAGAAATAGATTTGCACGcaaaccaggcctatttgtggctcttgaggacctgaGGTGGCCAATCCTGCCTTTATTTGACTTGGTAACTGTACTTAAccctctctctatatatgtatatatatgtgcagAGTTTGTACAGATGCTCTGAGCCCCTTGTAAACAGACTGCAAAGAATAGCAGTACATACAAGCACCCACCTCCACCCTCTGCTTATTGCATAGCtttatccaaagcagaaaagtCCCTCTCCTTCATGCACAAAGTGTCCTCCACTTGGTATTTTTGACACTACTGTGCTCAGCTGCATGAACTAACGGAGGAGGCAGCTGCTGTCCTGGGCTCCCAGGCATGAGTTATGTAACAGGGGTGCCCTGCCTCATGAGCTGCTGGTGGTTTCTCAGCTGACTGCTTGTGTGTTCTGGTTCAAAACCTCTAAGccagttcttttttaaaaaaaaaaaagaaaaaaacctcacacatgcacaatcaaAATCTGCAGGTTTCCAACCATCTTGTTGCCTGGGAAGATGATTTGCCATAAGatggcaaagaaaaaaataattccatATCATTGATAAGGTCTTGTCATATGACTACTATGTATATTATAAAAATGCAAATCAACCTGATTGAAAATTCAGAGTACTAACCATGCAGAGGGCAGCTTTCATAAATGCCTAATAGTATGTAGCCTTACTGCATGCCCAACCCTTGCACatacagtaaaaaataattatctCCACCATCAGCTCAGAGTATGTGAGTCTAACACTTCTTGATTCAGAAGGAATCAAGCAGCATGCACAAATCGCATGGGGTGATTATAGAAGTGCTGGCACGTGGGAAAGTCATTTGGCGACACTAACtcaagaaatgcatttctttcttGCATGAATACACTGGTGGTGTATGCTATTGTGATACTAGAATACCAGATCCAGTCTAAGCATCCTACAGCACTAGTATAACTGCATGCATTAGTGATAACCCCTGCTGGCACTGTAAATTCCTAAATAAAAGCTTCTGAAGATCACTTTCTGCTATTAAATAAATCAGTTCTTGGCACATGGGCAAGAATCTTGATGGAGAGTGCAGGACTGCTGAATATCACTTCCAGCCTAGCAGCAAGGGCATGGTCAGGACCAGATTTACCTCATTAAGGGCAAGAGAGTGGAGAGGGGAACTTCCTGTCTTAGAATAAGGGATTGGGGTGGGTCTAGCAGGACACCACAGCTCAGGTTGAGCAGTGCTCAGGATCAATCAgtattattcaatttaaaattgctTCATGCAGCAGGTCCTTGGATGATTTACAAATAGAAACATTATATAGCTTAGAATAACTGGGATAAAATGTGGCTAGGCCAGCGGTGAAATATGCTGGCCCTAaaacagtgatggtgaactccagtcctcgagtgccacaaacaggccaggttttcaggatatctaaaataaatatgcattagatttgcatacaagggagtcagtgcatgcaaatctttctcatgcatattcattgtagatatcccaaAAActgggcctgtttgtggcacttgaggactggagtttgccatcactgccctagacaGTTGTCTAGTTtgggaaatccaggcctgggCATACTAAGTGTTAGAGCTCAGGCTGAGCACCATGGACAAGCTGGGAGTGATAGCACCACTGCTTTCTGGGGGGTTTTAGGCAGCAAGAAGCATTCTCATTAACATACTGCTGCCTGGGAAAACAGGTTGTTTGAGGATAGGGCATAGCCTCCAAGCCTCAGAaaagctcataagaacatgctgtactgggtcagaccaagggtccatcaagcccagcatcctgtttccaacagtggccaatccaggccataagaacctggcaagtacccaaaaactaagtttattccatgttactgttgatagtaattgcagtggctattttctaagtcggtttagttaatagcaggtaatggacttctcctccaagaacttatccaatccttttttaaacaccgctatactaactgcactaaccacatcctctggcaacaaattccagagtttaattgtgcattgagtgaaaaagaactttctctgattagttttaaatgtgccacatgcaaacttcatggagggccccctagtctttctattatctgaaagagtaaataactgattcacattaagttgttctagacctctcatgattttaaacacctttatcatatcccccctcagccgtctcttctccaggctgaaaagtcctaacctcttcagcctttcctcataggggagctgttccatcccctttatcattttgatcgccgttctctgtaccttctccatcacaactctatcttttttgagatgcggagaccagaattgtacacagtattcaaggtgcggtctcaccatagagcgatacaaaggcattatgacattttccattttattcactattccctttctaataattcccaacattctgtttgctttttttgattgtcgcagcacactgaacagactatttcaatgtgttatccactatgatgcctagatctttcttgggtgttagctcctagggatgtgaatcgtttttcaacgattaaaattatcatcttaaattgttaaagaacacgatacaataggaattctaacgatttatcgttaaaaatcgttaaattgggttagtgcgcactaaccgggagttagtgcgcactaacagaaaatgatccaaattgacacttttcaggtcagttaagatcagtttaggaatgaatatgtattcctattggctggctgcactcttatttattgatgttaccaaggttcccactgaggtgatggttggggggatgggaaatggaaacggttggtagcttgacaaaaaaaataatgtgatcagtcaatgtgactagaacttgtgctctatccttgatactgggagtgttgtgatcttcctgcatgcagtgccctatccctaataccgggagtgttgtgatcttcctgcacacagtgctctatccctgatactgggagtgttgtgatcttcctgcacacagtgccctaaccctgttaccgggagtgttgtgatcttcctgcacacagtgccctaaccctgataccgggggtgttgtgatcttcctgcactgcatgcagggatACAGCATGGGTGAAGCACCGATGGCATCGACAGAAGCACAGATAACATCAACGATGGGATCAATGGAATCGATGTGGCATCGATGAAATGGATGGCCATCGGTGGAATCGACGAAATTGACACTGGAAACGACATGGGCATCGACAGCATCGatgtgggcatcgatggaatggacaggggcatcgatggaggcattgatggtatcaaaagaagcATCGACGGCATTGATGAGGGTATCAAAGGAATTGATAGAGACCCCAATGGAGTCGATGAGGGTATCGATGGCTTAGACGGTGGCCCTGGCGGCAATGGTTAACTGTGACGTCCCT
This sequence is a window from Rhinatrema bivittatum chromosome 5, aRhiBiv1.1, whole genome shotgun sequence. Protein-coding genes within it:
- the NUDT18 gene encoding 8-oxo-dGDP phosphatase NUDT18 isoform X2 — its product is MDAGQLETELQAVLDGHGLPVPDTYDAAPESLEPVVLRKNVCYIVLGILLNEQGEVLMIQEAKRACYGKWYLPAGRMELGETILEALKREVKEETGLECEPGTLLVVEERGPCWIRFTFLAEPKGGFLKAAQDADAESLQAKWWDRESPLPLRGKDILPLIDVAVRYRANPWHPITLPKEMPCSVISQRVVATFVNSSKDLWVLQNTVGKPHLPVTVCNMSPTELRSSIKVAIYRLIKQCILLPQVQLKTHGILGLQHLGKDPVVKCDGVCFNVLVTVTHANQRLCDTPPELHGEDFQWLRVEEGTLKSALLQRLSTFAVVPIYS
- the NUDT18 gene encoding 8-oxo-dGDP phosphatase NUDT18 isoform X1, with translation MDAGQLETELQAVLDGHGLPVPDTYDAAPESLEPVVLRKNVCYIVLGILLNEQGEVLMIQEAKRACYGKWYLPAGRMELGETILEALKREVKEETGLECEPGTLLVVEERGPCWIRFTFLAEPKGALGGFLKAAQDADAESLQAKWWDRESPLPLRGKDILPLIDVAVRYRANPWHPITLPKEMPCSVISQRVVATFVNSSKDLWVLQNTVGKPHLPVTVCNMSPTELRSSIKVAIYRLIKQCILLPQVQLKTHGILGLQHLGKDPVVKCDGVCFNVLVTVTHANQRLCDTPPELHGEDFQWLRVEEGTLKSALLQRLSTFAVVPIYS